A window of bacterium contains these coding sequences:
- the hisH gene encoding imidazole glycerol phosphate synthase subunit HisH, with amino-acid sequence MIAIIDYGMGNLQSVQKAFLKLGFSAEIISDANKLNNVSHIVLPGVGAFKDAMYGLNQTGFIEPLMQSIQTGKPLLGICLGLQLLFTESSEGGRYQGLNLIPGRVDRFPDSVKVPQIGWNQIKQTKPNNPLLQGVPDNAYVYFVHSYYVIPEDNTVIATTTEYGIAFTSMIWKDNIFATQFHPEKSQKIGLQILANFATLK; translated from the coding sequence ATGATAGCAATTATAGACTATGGTATGGGTAATTTGCAGAGTGTGCAGAAAGCGTTTCTAAAACTCGGGTTTTCTGCAGAGATTATTTCTGATGCGAATAAGTTGAACAATGTTTCGCATATCGTGCTTCCTGGAGTTGGTGCATTTAAAGATGCGATGTATGGATTGAACCAAACGGGGTTTATCGAGCCGCTCATGCAATCAATCCAAACTGGGAAACCGTTGCTTGGAATTTGTTTAGGTCTACAACTTCTATTTACCGAGAGTAGTGAAGGCGGACGATATCAAGGATTAAATCTTATTCCTGGTCGGGTTGATCGATTCCCAGATTCGGTCAAAGTACCGCAAATCGGTTGGAATCAAATTAAACAAACGAAACCCAATAATCCCTTATTGCAGGGTGTCCCGGATAATGCATATGTCTATTTTGTGCATTCCTATTATGTTATTCCGGAGGACAATACAGTTATCGCAACCACCACAGAGTATGGGATAGCATTTACGTCCATGATTTGGAAAGATAACATTTTTGCGACCCAATTTCATCCGGAAAAAAGCCAGAAAATCGGGTTGCAAATTCTCGCGAATTTCGCTACACTTAAATAA
- the hisA gene encoding 1-(5-phosphoribosyl)-5-[(5-phosphoribosylamino)methylideneamino]imidazole-4-carboxamide isomerase, translated as MQIIPAIDILEGQCVRLQQGEYSRKTVYSDDPVSVAKRWESAGAKWLHIVDLDGAKTGSLKNLDTVVRIVNAVTIPVELGGGIRDLASIKQVLSLGIQRVVLGTIAYSYAAMVEEACNRFGEKIAVGIDARHGRVMIKGWLEKTDIPALDLAKRMENSGVKTIIYTDISKDGMLEGPNLAAIKHIACNVGISVIASGGIATINDIQNLKQLGCPNLIGAIVGKAIYDGQLDLHQAILAAG; from the coding sequence ATGCAAATTATTCCTGCGATAGATATCCTCGAGGGACAATGCGTCCGATTGCAACAAGGGGAATATTCCCGGAAAACCGTGTATTCCGATGACCCGGTATCGGTTGCGAAACGATGGGAATCCGCTGGGGCGAAATGGTTGCATATTGTCGATTTAGATGGCGCCAAAACCGGTTCTTTGAAAAATTTAGATACCGTTGTTCGCATTGTTAACGCTGTAACTATTCCGGTTGAACTCGGAGGCGGGATCCGCGATTTAGCTAGTATTAAACAAGTATTATCGTTAGGAATTCAGCGCGTCGTGTTAGGGACAATAGCGTATTCTTATGCGGCAATGGTGGAAGAAGCATGTAATCGATTTGGTGAGAAAATTGCGGTTGGAATTGATGCGCGGCACGGTCGTGTGATGATTAAAGGATGGCTTGAGAAAACCGATATACCGGCACTGGATTTAGCGAAACGAATGGAAAACAGCGGGGTTAAAACCATAATTTATACGGATATTAGTAAAGATGGTATGCTGGAAGGTCCAAATTTAGCTGCAATAAAACATATTGCGTGTAATGTTGGAATATCAGTTATTGCATCCGGCGGGATTGCTACTATTAATGATATTCAAAATCTCAAACAACTCGGCTGTCCAAATCTTATCGGAGCCATCGTTGGTAAAGCGATTTATGACGGGCAGTTGGATTTACACCAGGCAATACTCGCCGCAGGATAA
- a CDS encoding helicase-associated domain-containing protein, whose translation MNLIDCLTVAPIEFLQSIASYLGATVKFNSKSDLIRQISIRLRNPKILAELIAGFNAETKLALRLMVYLGGIAGLPVQQLHQRLLERVQTNLLTPEQIIQPLIAHGLVYTGSTKSQHIPRYLIPQDIRIILIPILTADIQSHLIAVPQNEIYGVQLVQTWSILRDTFSFLSYVRRTPPVLSKETRLFKKTIQEIERLFEVNDKLPYPKDDYPTRLKLILNFCRSAQFIISDNLTWQVNEQSISHWFSLTKLEQLKSLYFSWIKNHFSTLPESSVILSILAGLPVSTWISISSLFEVARLIMPDQQWEKSYRAEINSYLFPGLFHLGFIALGKHKISNESLLALTELGKHLLLPEGKLPICEHKPTLILQPNFEILLDSNCPLQIRWEIELFADPIKVDRYITLRLNKRSVHRALEAEYTIKKILRILQSLSEKPLPQNVVYTLEEWEKQYGKIYFAEVFLLRCDNELLAKEIQSSVKFKPYILGVVSPKDLIINRKQYQKLVQLLKEEGYLPKAKIQKF comes from the coding sequence ATGAATCTCATTGATTGCCTGACGGTAGCGCCGATAGAATTTTTACAGTCAATTGCATCGTATCTCGGTGCAACGGTAAAATTCAACTCGAAATCAGATTTAATTCGGCAAATATCCATTCGATTACGGAATCCGAAGATTCTCGCTGAACTCATCGCTGGATTTAATGCAGAAACAAAACTAGCGCTCCGGTTAATGGTTTATCTCGGAGGCATCGCTGGATTACCAGTTCAACAATTACATCAGAGACTACTCGAACGAGTTCAAACGAATCTATTAACCCCAGAACAAATCATTCAACCTTTAATAGCTCATGGACTCGTTTATACCGGTTCAACAAAATCGCAGCATATCCCACGATATTTGATTCCTCAAGATATCCGGATAATATTAATCCCGATTTTAACCGCCGATATACAATCGCATTTAATCGCGGTTCCACAAAATGAAATTTACGGAGTGCAATTAGTTCAAACGTGGTCGATACTGCGCGATACGTTCAGTTTTCTTTCGTATGTAAGACGAACCCCGCCGGTATTGTCCAAGGAAACGCGCTTGTTTAAAAAGACTATTCAGGAAATCGAACGGCTGTTTGAAGTTAACGATAAACTTCCTTATCCTAAAGACGATTACCCAACTCGATTGAAATTAATTCTAAATTTCTGTCGGAGCGCGCAGTTCATCATCTCGGATAATCTAACCTGGCAAGTTAATGAACAATCGATATCTCATTGGTTTAGCTTAACAAAACTCGAGCAGTTAAAATCACTATATTTTTCTTGGATTAAGAATCACTTTTCAACCTTACCAGAATCAAGTGTCATTTTATCTATTCTCGCCGGATTGCCGGTATCAACTTGGATATCGATATCTTCTCTATTTGAGGTCGCGCGATTAATAATGCCAGATCAGCAATGGGAAAAATCTTATCGTGCAGAAATCAACTCGTATCTATTTCCTGGATTATTTCATCTTGGGTTCATTGCCTTGGGAAAACATAAAATATCCAACGAATCGCTCCTTGCGCTCACTGAGCTCGGTAAACATCTCCTTCTACCTGAAGGGAAACTGCCGATATGCGAACATAAACCCACGCTAATTTTACAGCCGAACTTTGAAATACTCCTTGATTCGAATTGTCCTTTGCAGATTCGGTGGGAAATAGAATTATTTGCTGACCCGATTAAAGTTGACCGGTATATAACTTTGCGATTAAATAAACGGAGTGTACACCGAGCACTCGAAGCGGAATATACCATAAAAAAGATTTTACGAATTCTACAATCACTTTCAGAAAAACCGCTACCCCAAAATGTAGTGTATACTCTTGAAGAATGGGAAAAACAATATGGAAAAATTTATTTCGCTGAGGTATTCCTGCTTCGTTGCGATAATGAACTTTTAGCGAAAGAAATCCAATCCTCAGTGAAATTTAAACCATATATACTTGGTGTAGTTTCACCAAAAGATTTAATTATTAATAGAAAACAATATCAGAAATTGGTTCAGCTGCTAAAAGAGGAAGGATATCTACCGAAAGCAAAAATTCAAAAATTTTAA
- a CDS encoding DEAD/DEAH box helicase yields MNSHSEKPIIIQSDRTILLEVDNPQYELARDELIRFAELVKSPEHIHTYRLTPLSLWNAAAAGYTANQILERLAQYSRYEIPANVARDIIEFSERYGKLKLMNVNGQLAICSADPYLIQEIWHQKSVQPFVTKLLDKNTILTKPQFRGHIKQALIKLGFPVEDLAGYITGDPLKISLKKTTQTGKPFTLRHYQQEAVDIFYANGSVAGGSGVIVLPCGAGKTIVGLGIIAKLQCATLILATNVVAVRQWLTEILDKTDISPDLIGEYSGEIKEIKPITVATYQILIYRPNTASDFPHFSLFNKKNWGLIIYDEVHLLPAPVFRITAEIQARRRLGLTATLVREDGKEDDVFSLIGPKRYDVPWKELEKQGWIATAECHEIRLNLPEHLRLEYAIADSRTKFRIASENPMKEPLVKKLVARHNNDQILIIGQYIQQLEHFAKELNAPIITGQTPNDEREKLYAEFRAGTIKLLVVSKVANFAIDLPDANVAIQISGTFGSRQEEAQRLGRILRPKLDGTIAHFYSIITRDTKEQDYAANRQLFLTEQGYKYTILDANEIE; encoded by the coding sequence ATGAATTCTCACTCTGAAAAACCCATCATTATCCAAAGTGACCGGACGATTTTACTTGAAGTAGATAATCCGCAATATGAACTCGCTCGCGATGAACTAATTCGGTTTGCGGAGCTGGTTAAAAGTCCGGAACATATTCATACATATCGGTTAACACCTCTATCTCTATGGAATGCAGCGGCTGCCGGATATACTGCCAACCAGATTCTCGAACGACTTGCTCAATATAGTCGGTATGAAATCCCAGCAAACGTTGCTCGGGATATCATTGAATTTTCGGAACGTTACGGTAAACTTAAACTAATGAATGTTAATGGTCAACTTGCAATATGTTCAGCTGACCCATATTTAATTCAAGAAATCTGGCATCAAAAATCCGTTCAACCTTTTGTTACAAAATTACTCGATAAAAATACTATTCTCACCAAACCGCAGTTTCGTGGACATATCAAACAGGCGTTAATCAAACTCGGATTTCCGGTAGAGGATTTAGCTGGGTATATCACCGGAGATCCACTTAAAATAAGCTTAAAAAAAACAACGCAAACTGGAAAACCTTTTACCTTACGACACTATCAACAAGAAGCGGTTGATATTTTTTATGCGAATGGCTCGGTGGCTGGTGGTAGTGGTGTAATCGTGTTACCGTGTGGTGCTGGGAAAACTATTGTTGGACTCGGAATAATTGCCAAACTTCAATGCGCAACATTAATTTTAGCAACGAATGTTGTTGCAGTTCGCCAATGGTTAACAGAAATTTTAGATAAAACCGATATATCGCCAGATTTAATCGGTGAATATTCTGGTGAAATTAAAGAAATTAAACCGATAACCGTTGCTACTTATCAGATTTTGATCTACCGGCCGAATACCGCAAGTGATTTCCCGCATTTTAGTCTATTTAACAAAAAAAATTGGGGCTTAATTATTTATGATGAAGTGCATTTATTACCAGCACCGGTTTTTCGCATCACAGCAGAAATTCAAGCGCGACGTAGATTAGGATTAACCGCAACCTTGGTTCGGGAAGATGGCAAAGAAGACGACGTTTTCAGTTTAATCGGTCCGAAACGATATGACGTCCCCTGGAAAGAATTAGAGAAACAGGGTTGGATTGCTACCGCTGAATGTCATGAAATCCGATTAAATCTGCCAGAACATCTTCGGCTAGAGTATGCGATAGCGGATTCGCGAACGAAATTTCGCATTGCCTCAGAAAATCCGATGAAAGAACCACTGGTCAAGAAGTTGGTTGCGCGCCATAACAATGACCAGATTTTAATTATTGGTCAATATATTCAACAATTAGAACATTTTGCAAAAGAACTCAATGCGCCAATTATAACTGGTCAAACACCGAATGATGAACGAGAAAAACTTTATGCTGAGTTCAGAGCGGGAACGATTAAGTTATTAGTTGTATCGAAAGTAGCGAATTTTGCAATTGATTTACCGGATGCAAATGTCGCTATACAAATTTCCGGTACCTTCGGTTCTCGTCAGGAAGAAGCACAACGGCTCGGTCGTATTCTTCGACCGAAATTAGATGGTACTATCGCACATTTTTATTCAATTATCACTCGCGATACCAAAGAACAGGATTATGCAGCTAATCGTCAATTATTTTTAACTGAGCAAGGATATAAGTATACAATTTTAGACGCAAATGAAATAGAATAA
- a CDS encoding sensor domain-containing diguanylate cyclase: MQKAIKIIIIIFIFSLAFFINFLLLTDKDSTIIQKVIAAQLYLLVIFGAAYFWGVTGALIVLIGAVVSHGILLYKEPGVLVIRQEPWNHLFPVGLLLFNAMLITAITKLITLQIQAKSDVALQRQLQEDREQLRKLTQTCENLKKDLLHTSSLIITVANFAKKVNLAELAVPEHDETTKGNKRVSAIVNVTIESLAKSPNTKYCAVYLFNPHLNLLERKGSAGTPLHEEPPDKIPLGEGLLGRVAETRQTMRYEWSSKDSWQTAGGKTWLTEVTFAIPILYQNQLHGAIYLEKSGVEFQDERLISETIAGFVGLALENSAVFGRSEQMAITDGLTKLFNHNYFMLRLNEFFQAARRYNNALSVIMIDIDHFKVYNDTNGHPLGDIVLEEVAYLIKSNTRETDLAARYGGEEFGLILQQTDLSGACVVAEKIRAAVESHRFHNEEKQPNGNLTISVGVATLTEHTSSAEQLLKDADEQLYMAKHSGRNKVCAQSIG; this comes from the coding sequence ATGCAAAAAGCGATTAAAATTATCATAATTATCTTCATATTTAGTTTAGCGTTTTTTATCAATTTCCTACTGTTAACCGATAAGGATAGTACCATCATCCAGAAAGTTATAGCCGCCCAGCTTTATCTCTTAGTTATTTTTGGTGCAGCATATTTTTGGGGAGTGACCGGAGCGTTAATTGTTCTCATTGGTGCGGTAGTTAGCCACGGTATCTTACTCTATAAAGAACCTGGCGTTTTAGTTATCCGGCAAGAACCCTGGAACCACCTTTTCCCTGTTGGGTTACTATTGTTTAACGCTATGCTTATCACCGCAATAACAAAATTAATTACTTTGCAAATCCAGGCTAAGTCTGATGTTGCTTTACAACGCCAACTTCAGGAAGACCGTGAACAACTCCGGAAATTAACGCAGACCTGTGAAAACCTAAAAAAAGATTTGTTGCATACTTCATCGTTAATCATTACTGTAGCTAATTTTGCGAAAAAAGTTAATTTAGCGGAATTAGCTGTACCGGAACATGATGAAACAACAAAAGGGAACAAACGGGTATCAGCTATTGTTAATGTCACGATAGAATCGCTAGCTAAATCGCCGAACACCAAGTATTGTGCGGTCTATCTATTTAATCCCCATCTAAATTTACTTGAACGAAAAGGAAGCGCCGGGACTCCGCTCCATGAAGAACCACCTGATAAAATCCCGTTAGGTGAAGGGTTGCTTGGCCGTGTAGCTGAAACTAGACAGACTATGCGATATGAATGGTCATCGAAAGATAGTTGGCAAACTGCCGGTGGTAAAACCTGGTTAACGGAAGTAACGTTTGCGATACCGATTCTATATCAGAATCAGCTGCATGGTGCAATTTATCTAGAAAAAAGCGGAGTCGAATTTCAAGATGAACGGCTTATCTCTGAAACCATAGCTGGGTTTGTCGGGTTAGCATTAGAGAATTCTGCCGTGTTTGGACGTAGTGAACAAATGGCAATTACTGACGGATTAACTAAATTATTTAACCATAATTATTTTATGCTCCGTTTAAATGAGTTTTTCCAAGCAGCGAGACGATATAACAATGCGTTATCAGTAATTATGATTGATATAGACCATTTTAAAGTTTATAATGATACCAATGGTCATCCATTAGGCGATATAGTATTAGAAGAAGTAGCGTATTTAATTAAAAGTAACACCCGCGAAACTGATTTAGCTGCTCGGTATGGCGGAGAAGAATTTGGATTAATTTTACAACAGACGGATTTATCCGGCGCTTGTGTTGTCGCAGAGAAAATCCGAGCGGCAGTAGAATCGCATCGGTTCCATAACGAAGAAAAACAGCCGAACGGAAATTTAACTATTAGTGTAGGTGTTGCAACTTTGACCGAACATACTTCATCTGCTGAACAACTTTTGAAAGATGCTGACGAACAACTCTATATGGCAAAACACTCCGGCCGAAATAAAGTTTGTGCGCAAAGTATCGGATAA